One window of the Bos mutus isolate GX-2022 chromosome X, NWIPB_WYAK_1.1, whole genome shotgun sequence genome contains the following:
- the DUSP21 gene encoding dual specificity protein phosphatase 21 isoform X1, whose translation MTTPLCPFPIQAVRQPAAHGLSQITKSLYLSDAVAAKDKAMLSTNHITTVINVSMEATDTFLEDIQYVKVPLADAPNSRLYDFFDFIADHIHSVEMKQGRTLLHCAAGVSRSATFCLAYLMKYHSMSLLDAHTWTKSCRPTIRPNNGFWEQLIYYEFKLFSKNTVHMISSSMGMIPDVYEKEICLMTLMGVIPDSS comes from the coding sequence ATGACAACGCCTCTGTGTCCGTTTCCGATTCAAGCTGTCCGGCAGCCCGCGGCCCATGGCCTCTCCCAGATTACCAAGAGTCTGTACCTCAGCGACGCTGTGGCAGCCAAGGACAAAGCCATGCTGTCTACCAACCACATCACCACTGTCATCAACGTGTCGATGGAGGCGACCGACACGTTCTTAGAAGACATCCAGTACGTAAAAGTGCCGCTGGCCGATGCTCCCAACTCGCGCCTCTATGACTTTTTTGACTTTATTGCAGATCACATCCACAGCGTGGAGATGAAGCAAGGCCGAACGCTGCTACACTGTGCTGCCGGGGTGAGCCGCTCTGCCACCTTCTGCCTCGCCTACCTGATGAAGTACCACTCCATGTCGCTGCTGGACGCCCACACGTGGACCAAGTCCTGCCGCCCCACCATCCGGCCCAACAACGGCTTTTGGGAGCAGCTTATCTATTATGAATTCAAGCTGTTTAGCAAGAACACTGTTCACATGATCAGTTCCTCAATGGGGATGATTCCTGATGTCTATGAGAAAGAAATCTGTTTGATGACGCTGATGGGAGTCATTCCGGACAGCTCCTAA
- the DUSP21 gene encoding dual specificity protein phosphatase 21 isoform X2, whose protein sequence is MTTPLCPFPIQAVRQPAAHGLSQITKSLYLSDAVAAKDKAMLSTNHITTVINVSMERGDEARPNAATLCCRGEPLCHLLPRLPDEVPLHVAAGRPHVDQVLPPHHPAQQRLLGAAYLL, encoded by the exons ATGACAACGCCTCTGTGTCCGTTTCCGATTCAAGCTGTCCGGCAGCCCGCGGCCCATGGCCTCTCCCAGATTACCAAGAGTCTGTACCTCAGCGACGCTGTGGCAGCCAAGGACAAAGCCATGCTGTCTACCAACCACATCACCACTGTCATCAACGTGTCGATGGAG CGTGGAGATGAAGCAAGGCCGAACGCTGCTACACTGTGCTGCCGGGGTGAGCCGCTCTGCCACCTTCTGCCTCGCCTACCTGATGAAGTACCACTCCATGTCGCTGCTGGACGCCCACACGTGGACCAAGTCCTGCCGCCCCACCATCCGGCCCAACAACGGCTTTTGGGAGCAGCTTATCTATTATGA